In Myxococcus guangdongensis, one genomic interval encodes:
- a CDS encoding type IV pilus modification PilV family protein: protein MRTLRRSRRGATLLEAMATMVVVVFGILGIALAVLASAKQNRRNLIQAQAGLIAEQELERITAMRCVTPAPGRPCQNIEALDRDRHEVWWSANGTPRYAAPVAGEPVRMKYDVAVDVDPPMEGEEAGTPALARDVLPGVRLPNVVNVRVTVSWLDPDKVLRAVALQTRMTP from the coding sequence ATGAGGACGCTTCGTCGCTCCCGCCGGGGCGCCACGCTGCTGGAGGCCATGGCCACCATGGTGGTGGTGGTGTTCGGCATCCTGGGCATCGCGCTCGCGGTGCTCGCCTCCGCGAAGCAGAACCGCCGCAACCTCATCCAGGCCCAGGCGGGCCTCATCGCGGAGCAGGAGCTGGAGCGCATCACCGCGATGAGGTGTGTCACCCCCGCGCCCGGCCGCCCCTGCCAGAACATCGAGGCGCTGGACCGGGACCGGCACGAGGTGTGGTGGAGCGCCAACGGCACGCCCCGCTACGCGGCGCCCGTCGCGGGCGAGCCCGTGCGGATGAAGTACGACGTCGCGGTGGACGTGGACCCGCCCATGGAGGGCGAGGAGGCGGGGACTCCCGCGCTGGCCCGCGACGTCCTCCCCGGCGTGCGGCTGCCCAACGTCGTCAATGTGCGCGTCACCGTGAGCTGGCTGGACCCGGACAAGGTCCTGCGCGCGGTGGCCCTGCAGACCCGGATGACGCCATGA
- a CDS encoding PilW family protein: protein MSRASNTRGFSLIELMMATTIALVVIAGAVSAGTYLQRRSYLEERTMETQNAARAARDFFTPSLQRAGEGFGSSPLYLGGAPGELRYAINVTSAAGASAGYVPPSGAYTALRSDVLEIFEADSARALRMNRCGSGGSDARHGNTSPLCLTTQAPPGTEAGLPTGTVLVAADPQVRGACVGVALAQRNITIPPALSSNNIAWAVGAPGATPFNNNSFCTNVSPSPLWEVNGNDEDALLMPVTSRIYRVNWSQGRPALELDPDGSLGPAEFQVLSEEIEQLRVRLGVATLEAPNTPLRYFPDPAAIPARPAIDQCTNAQCWGLIPGDAGTMGAQDYGPGSARDELMRRVRVVELLVTARSARPDRQAARGAPDAGMLPSDDEGNPDDGYKRRHFLIRVTPRNFGYAGG, encoded by the coding sequence ATGAGCCGCGCATCCAACACTCGAGGCTTCAGCCTCATCGAGCTGATGATGGCCACCACCATCGCGCTGGTGGTCATCGCCGGCGCGGTCTCCGCGGGCACCTACCTCCAGCGGCGCAGCTACCTGGAGGAGCGCACGATGGAGACCCAGAACGCCGCCCGCGCGGCGCGGGACTTCTTCACCCCCTCGCTCCAGCGCGCCGGAGAGGGCTTCGGCAGCTCACCGCTCTACCTGGGCGGAGCCCCCGGGGAGCTGCGCTACGCCATCAACGTGACCAGCGCGGCGGGCGCATCCGCCGGATACGTGCCTCCCAGTGGCGCCTACACGGCCCTCCGCTCGGATGTGCTGGAGATCTTCGAAGCGGACAGTGCGCGGGCCTTGAGGATGAATCGCTGTGGAAGCGGTGGCTCGGACGCACGACACGGAAACACCTCGCCCCTGTGCCTGACGACGCAGGCTCCGCCCGGCACCGAGGCGGGCCTGCCCACGGGCACCGTGCTCGTCGCCGCGGACCCTCAGGTCCGGGGCGCCTGCGTGGGCGTGGCCCTGGCTCAGCGCAACATCACCATCCCCCCAGCCCTCTCCAGCAACAACATCGCCTGGGCCGTGGGCGCTCCAGGGGCCACGCCGTTCAACAACAACAGCTTCTGCACGAACGTGAGCCCCTCTCCCCTGTGGGAGGTCAATGGCAATGACGAGGACGCACTGCTCATGCCGGTGACCTCGCGCATCTACCGCGTCAACTGGAGCCAGGGCCGGCCCGCCCTGGAGCTGGACCCGGACGGCTCGCTGGGGCCCGCGGAGTTCCAGGTGCTGTCGGAGGAGATTGAACAGCTGCGCGTGCGCCTGGGCGTCGCCACGCTGGAGGCCCCGAACACCCCCCTGCGCTACTTCCCGGACCCCGCCGCCATCCCCGCGCGTCCCGCCATCGACCAGTGCACCAATGCTCAATGCTGGGGCCTCATCCCCGGCGACGCGGGCACCATGGGAGCACAGGACTACGGACCGGGCAGCGCGCGGGACGAGCTGATGCGACGCGTGCGCGTGGTGGAGCTGCTCGTCACCGCGCGCTCCGCGCGTCCGGACCGACAGGCCGCGCGCGGGGCGCCCGACGCGGGGATGCTCCCCTCCGACGACGAGGGCAATCCCGATGACGGCTACAAGCGACGCCACTTCCTCATCCGCGTGACGCCGCGCAACTTCGGCTACGCCGGGGGCTGA
- a CDS encoding pilus assembly FimT family protein, with product MRVTRRHGMTLIELMMALAILGLMTALATTGYQALTRNQRASAASRSILLAAQEARQQARSTRQAVRLMRTTTVENGVSQPALRWEKPDCAPGDTWGSQCPRTECLTAACGASGCTCAQVGDAFAVTPELDVSSLHGLCWLGETARPVATRGATMCDPEGAAPLTGSLRILRKRGPQDPSVPDRVLQVDALTGNPTLVDCELQPTAAGCAP from the coding sequence ATGCGAGTCACTCGACGACACGGAATGACGTTGATTGAGCTGATGATGGCGCTCGCCATCCTCGGCCTGATGACGGCCCTGGCCACCACGGGCTACCAGGCGCTCACGCGCAACCAGCGCGCCAGCGCCGCCTCGCGCTCCATCCTCCTGGCCGCGCAAGAAGCCCGGCAGCAGGCCCGGAGCACGCGACAGGCGGTGCGGCTCATGCGCACCACCACGGTGGAGAACGGCGTCAGCCAACCCGCCCTGCGCTGGGAGAAGCCCGACTGCGCGCCCGGAGACACCTGGGGCTCCCAATGCCCCCGGACCGAGTGCCTCACCGCGGCGTGCGGCGCGTCTGGCTGCACCTGCGCGCAGGTGGGTGACGCCTTCGCGGTGACCCCCGAGCTGGACGTCTCCAGCCTGCACGGCCTGTGCTGGCTCGGAGAGACCGCGCGCCCCGTCGCCACGCGAGGCGCCACCATGTGCGACCCGGAGGGGGCGGCGCCGCTGACGGGCTCGCTGCGCATCCTGCGCAAGCGCGGCCCCCAGGACCCGTCCGTGCCCGACCGCGTGCTCCAGGTGGACGCACTCACCGGGAACCCGACCTTGGTGGACTGCGAGCTGCAGCCCACCGCCGCCGGGTGCGCTCCCTGA
- a CDS encoding c-type cytochrome encodes MMKRFALMLSLCLAPAAYAADEVVEVWKAKCKSCHGDDGKADTKMGKKESITDMSQPAWQAAESDADIRAAIADGSPRNTKMKAFKDKLTAAQIDALVGYIRTMKAK; translated from the coding sequence ATGATGAAGCGGTTCGCCCTGATGCTGAGCCTGTGTCTGGCCCCCGCCGCCTACGCGGCCGACGAGGTCGTCGAGGTGTGGAAGGCCAAGTGCAAGTCCTGTCACGGCGATGACGGCAAGGCCGACACGAAGATGGGCAAGAAGGAGTCCATCACCGACATGAGCCAGCCTGCCTGGCAGGCGGCCGAGTCCGACGCGGACATCCGCGCGGCCATCGCCGACGGCTCTCCTCGCAACACGAAGATGAAGGCCTTCAAGGACAAGCTCACCGCCGCGCAGATCGACGCGCTGGTGGGATACATCCGCACCATGAAGGCCAAGTAG
- a CDS encoding PAS domain-containing sensor histidine kinase yields MSGAGAPPSEAVVVLRSVRSAEQGILDFECVSANVHAERWLGREERSLVRQRLLEEAAWVGECGLFAACVRVAVRREPEIIRVSRQSSVGPVWLLARVSPWEDGVVVFLEDLTERMASEETLRRDHDLLNAVIESATDAIYVKDVNARYVLINPATARAFNRAPQDILGRTDLELLGGDIAGPTLAHDHAVMESGVTATYEDSEGGPGSDRIWQTTKGVLRRGDGTVYGLFGISRDVTARRRQELERDEEARFQERFIGVLGHDLGNPLAAVRLSAAALLAQPTLTPDVRRVATRIDGSAERMARLVKQLLDFTRARMAGGIPLRPREVCMESVCRRIISELEPAHPDQRVDLEVVGDSRGVWDEERLGQVLSNLVGNALQHSPAGTSVRVRLAASEPLFQRVEVHNVGPPIPESLRPRLFAPFHRGAPEPGMPRPHRHGLGLGLYIVSQIVTAHGGWVDVASSQEVGTCFAVTLPRVVQSQDEAQTRWA; encoded by the coding sequence ATGAGCGGGGCGGGCGCGCCCCCCTCCGAAGCCGTGGTGGTGCTGCGCAGCGTCCGTTCCGCTGAGCAGGGCATCCTGGACTTCGAGTGCGTCTCCGCGAACGTGCACGCGGAGCGCTGGTTGGGGCGCGAGGAGCGCTCCCTGGTGCGCCAGCGGCTGCTCGAGGAGGCCGCGTGGGTGGGGGAATGTGGCCTCTTCGCCGCATGTGTCCGGGTGGCCGTGCGGCGCGAGCCCGAAATCATCCGCGTCTCGCGCCAGTCCTCCGTGGGGCCGGTGTGGCTCTTGGCCCGGGTGTCCCCGTGGGAGGACGGCGTCGTCGTCTTCCTGGAGGATTTGACGGAGCGGATGGCCTCGGAGGAGACGCTGCGCCGCGACCATGACCTGCTCAACGCGGTCATCGAGAGCGCCACCGACGCCATCTACGTGAAGGACGTGAACGCGCGCTACGTGCTCATCAACCCGGCCACGGCGCGGGCCTTCAACCGGGCGCCGCAGGACATCCTGGGGCGCACGGACCTGGAGCTCCTGGGTGGAGACATCGCCGGGCCCACGCTGGCGCATGACCACGCGGTGATGGAGTCGGGCGTCACCGCCACGTACGAGGACTCCGAGGGGGGCCCTGGCAGCGACCGCATCTGGCAGACGACCAAGGGCGTGCTGCGCCGGGGGGACGGCACCGTCTACGGCCTGTTCGGCATCAGCCGGGACGTCACCGCGCGGCGGCGGCAGGAGCTGGAGCGGGACGAGGAGGCGCGCTTCCAGGAGCGCTTCATCGGCGTGCTGGGGCACGATTTGGGCAACCCGCTGGCGGCGGTGCGCCTGTCCGCGGCGGCGCTGCTCGCCCAGCCGACGCTGACGCCGGACGTGCGGCGGGTGGCGACGCGCATCGACGGGAGCGCCGAGCGCATGGCGCGGCTGGTGAAACAGCTGCTCGACTTCACCCGCGCGCGCATGGCGGGCGGCATCCCCCTGCGTCCGCGCGAGGTGTGCATGGAGTCGGTGTGCCGGCGCATCATCTCCGAGCTGGAGCCGGCCCATCCCGACCAGCGCGTGGACCTGGAGGTGGTGGGGGACTCGCGCGGCGTCTGGGACGAGGAGCGGCTGGGGCAGGTGCTCTCCAACCTGGTGGGCAACGCCCTGCAGCACAGCCCCGCGGGCACGTCCGTGCGCGTGCGGCTGGCGGCGAGCGAGCCGCTCTTCCAGCGGGTGGAGGTGCACAACGTGGGGCCGCCGATTCCGGAGTCGCTGCGCCCGCGCCTGTTCGCGCCCTTCCACCGCGGCGCGCCCGAGCCGGGCATGCCCAGGCCCCATCGCCACGGGCTGGGGCTGGGGCTCTACATCGTGTCGCAGATCGTCACCGCCCACGGCGGGTGGGTGGATGTCGCGTCCTCGCAGGAGGTGGGCACGTGCTTCGCGGTGACGCTGCCCCGGGTGGTCCAGTCGCAGGACGAGGCCCAGACGCGCTGGGCCTGA
- the mfd gene encoding transcription-repair coupling factor, which translates to MDSPYTQRLDGEAARDGGVPLVTTDTFSRLLGELRPGQRTRTQGLKGAARGHVLARLCREAKAPLVCVAADEEAADSLASDLAFFLGGTGTLREPGVLRLPADEVLPYDELSPDAAVVTERIGALYHLARGTRFPVLVLSLRALYRRMLRPDVMAQLTDRVTVGQDYDRDALARKLARMGYQNSPMVEDVGTFSVRGGLLDVFSPLYDKPVRLEFFGDTIDSIRAFDPESQRTVDALKEVDLVPARELLLTEDTRPRAEAAARAVADRINLPTIQLRERLDALREGLPGFGLEGLLPGLFEGGLATVFDFLRAWSPEGPVFYLDDPLELSRAADALWEELERTFAQAEERKDLVCPPAEHFLSRDAVEQQLSAYRVVEGGGLSLTQSEKPPVLFQFGGTQDLREAILAHHGEEGALQPLVERLQRWRDSRVACAVACGTLSQADRLKRLLLDRNVMVKVHTEPMKDASALYEPAVWAHLFTGEVSQGFVDGAGGLALLSDEEIFGVRARRRVKRGKKLDAFAAGFKDLKEGDLIVHTDFGIGRYSGLTKMQVNGVPGDFLVLEYAGRDKIYLPVGRMRLIQKFTGGNPETVQLDKLGTTSWEKTKKRVKEQLLKMAAELLQIAASRRAHPGHAFSAPDRYFAQFEADFEFEETPDQAKAIEDVLSDMQKPEPMDRLVCGDVGYGKTEVAMRAAFKATLDRKQVAVLVPTTVLAQQHFLSFKKRFKDYPVAVEVISGLKKPPEVREILKRAKEGKVDILIGTHKLLGGEVAFKDLGLMIVDEEQRFGVKQKESLKKWRSQIDVLTLTATPIPRTLHMSMSGVRDMSIIATPPQDRRAIRTFVMKFDPMVVKEAIEREIARGGQVFFVHNRVESLPSMEQQLRELVPQLSIGVAHGQMGEGQLEKVMLEFTERKHQVLLCTAIIESGIDISSANTMIVNRADQFGLAQLYQLRGRVGRSKERAYAYLLVPTRRAVTRDAQRRLEVLQNFTELGAGFSIASHDLEIRGAGNLLGEKQSGAIAEIGFDMYAQLLEEAVAELQGQPPKVQIEPDVTLPMPALIPDDYVADVHQRLVFYKRFSQASHPDEVTDLRAELVDRYGEAPDEVDHLSELTLLKIDMRDLRLRGLEVGPQRLVVTLGADALLDGPKVAGLVQRSKGYYRLTPDMKLIARVAQGTQGHDLIAEARKVLRDLDHCSLPRN; encoded by the coding sequence ATGGACAGTCCTTACACACAGAGGTTGGATGGCGAGGCGGCGCGGGACGGTGGCGTGCCTCTCGTGACGACGGACACCTTCTCCCGGTTGCTGGGAGAGCTGCGCCCAGGCCAGCGCACGCGCACCCAGGGTCTGAAGGGCGCGGCCCGGGGCCACGTGCTCGCCCGGCTCTGCCGCGAGGCGAAGGCGCCGCTGGTCTGCGTGGCGGCGGACGAGGAGGCGGCCGACAGCCTGGCCTCGGACCTGGCCTTCTTCCTGGGCGGAACGGGCACCCTGCGCGAGCCGGGGGTGCTGCGGCTGCCCGCGGACGAGGTGCTCCCCTACGACGAGCTGTCCCCGGACGCGGCCGTCGTCACCGAGCGCATCGGCGCGCTGTACCACCTGGCCCGGGGCACGCGCTTCCCGGTGCTGGTGCTGTCCCTGCGCGCGCTGTACCGCCGCATGCTGCGCCCGGACGTGATGGCCCAGCTCACGGACCGGGTGACGGTGGGACAGGATTACGACCGCGACGCGCTGGCGCGGAAGCTTGCGCGCATGGGCTACCAGAACAGCCCCATGGTGGAGGATGTGGGGACGTTCTCCGTGCGCGGAGGGCTGCTCGACGTCTTCAGCCCGCTCTACGACAAGCCGGTGCGCCTGGAGTTCTTCGGCGACACCATCGACTCCATCCGCGCCTTCGACCCGGAGTCGCAGCGCACGGTGGACGCGCTGAAGGAAGTGGACCTGGTGCCCGCGCGCGAGCTGTTGCTCACCGAGGACACCCGTCCCCGCGCGGAGGCCGCCGCGCGCGCCGTCGCCGACCGCATCAACCTGCCCACCATCCAGCTGCGCGAGCGGCTGGACGCGCTGCGCGAGGGCCTGCCCGGCTTCGGGTTGGAGGGCCTGCTGCCCGGGCTGTTCGAGGGCGGGCTCGCCACGGTGTTCGACTTCCTGCGCGCGTGGAGCCCCGAGGGGCCCGTCTTCTACCTGGACGACCCGCTGGAGCTCTCCCGCGCGGCGGACGCGCTGTGGGAGGAGCTGGAGCGCACCTTCGCCCAGGCCGAGGAGCGCAAGGACCTGGTGTGCCCGCCGGCCGAGCACTTCCTGTCGCGCGACGCGGTGGAGCAGCAGCTCTCCGCCTATCGCGTCGTCGAGGGCGGTGGGCTGTCGCTGACGCAGTCGGAGAAGCCGCCGGTGTTGTTCCAGTTCGGCGGCACGCAGGACCTGCGGGAGGCCATCCTCGCGCACCATGGAGAAGAGGGCGCGCTGCAACCCCTCGTCGAGCGGCTGCAGCGCTGGCGCGACTCGCGGGTGGCGTGCGCGGTGGCGTGCGGCACGCTGAGCCAGGCGGACCGGCTCAAGCGGCTGCTCCTCGACCGCAACGTGATGGTGAAGGTGCACACCGAGCCCATGAAGGACGCGTCGGCGCTGTACGAGCCGGCCGTCTGGGCGCACCTCTTCACGGGCGAGGTGAGCCAGGGCTTCGTGGACGGCGCGGGCGGGCTGGCGCTCTTGTCGGACGAGGAGATCTTCGGCGTCCGCGCGCGTCGGCGCGTCAAGCGCGGCAAGAAGCTGGACGCGTTCGCCGCGGGCTTCAAGGACCTGAAGGAAGGCGACCTCATCGTCCACACCGACTTCGGCATCGGCCGCTACTCGGGCCTGACGAAGATGCAGGTGAACGGCGTGCCCGGGGACTTCCTCGTCCTCGAGTACGCGGGCCGGGACAAAATCTATCTGCCGGTGGGCCGCATGCGGCTCATCCAGAAGTTCACCGGCGGCAACCCGGAGACGGTCCAGCTCGACAAGCTGGGCACGACGAGCTGGGAGAAGACGAAGAAGCGCGTCAAGGAGCAGCTGCTCAAGATGGCGGCGGAGCTCTTGCAAATCGCCGCCTCGCGCCGCGCGCACCCGGGACACGCCTTCAGCGCGCCGGACCGCTACTTCGCCCAGTTCGAGGCGGACTTCGAGTTCGAGGAGACGCCGGACCAGGCCAAGGCGATTGAGGACGTGCTCTCCGACATGCAGAAGCCGGAGCCGATGGACCGGCTGGTCTGCGGCGACGTGGGCTACGGCAAGACGGAGGTCGCCATGCGCGCGGCCTTCAAGGCCACGCTGGACCGCAAGCAGGTGGCGGTGCTGGTGCCCACCACCGTGCTGGCGCAGCAGCACTTCCTCTCCTTCAAGAAGCGCTTCAAGGACTACCCCGTCGCGGTGGAGGTCATCTCCGGCCTGAAGAAGCCGCCGGAGGTGCGCGAAATCCTCAAGCGCGCCAAGGAGGGCAAGGTCGACATCCTCATCGGCACGCACAAGCTGTTGGGCGGCGAGGTGGCCTTCAAGGACTTGGGGCTGATGATTGTCGACGAGGAGCAGCGCTTCGGCGTGAAGCAGAAGGAGTCGCTGAAGAAGTGGCGCTCCCAGATTGACGTGCTGACGCTGACGGCGACGCCCATCCCCCGCACGCTGCACATGAGCATGTCGGGCGTGCGCGACATGAGCATCATCGCCACGCCGCCCCAGGACCGGCGCGCCATCCGCACCTTCGTGATGAAGTTCGACCCGATGGTGGTGAAGGAGGCCATCGAACGCGAGATTGCCCGCGGCGGGCAGGTGTTCTTCGTGCACAACCGCGTCGAGTCCCTGCCCTCCATGGAGCAGCAGCTGCGCGAGCTGGTGCCGCAGCTGTCCATCGGCGTGGCGCACGGACAGATGGGCGAGGGGCAGCTCGAGAAGGTCATGCTGGAGTTCACCGAGCGCAAGCACCAGGTGCTCCTGTGCACGGCCATCATCGAGAGCGGCATCGACATCTCCAGCGCCAACACGATGATCGTGAACCGGGCGGACCAGTTCGGTCTGGCGCAGCTCTACCAGTTGCGAGGCCGCGTGGGCCGCTCCAAGGAGCGCGCGTACGCGTACCTCCTGGTGCCCACGCGCAGGGCGGTGACGCGCGACGCGCAGCGGCGGCTGGAGGTGCTCCAGAACTTCACCGAGCTGGGCGCGGGCTTCTCCATCGCCAGTCACGACCTGGAGATTCGCGGCGCGGGCAACCTCCTGGGCGAGAAGCAGTCCGGCGCCATCGCCGAGATTGGCTTCGACATGTACGCGCAGCTCCTGGAGGAGGCTGTCGCGGAGCTGCAGGGCCAGCCGCCCAAGGTGCAGATTGAACCGGACGTCACGCTGCCGATGCCGGCGCTCATCCCGGACGACTACGTGGCGGACGTGCACCAGCGGCTCGTCTTCTACAAGCGCTTCAGTCAGGCCAGCCACCCGGACGAGGTGACGGACCTGCGCGCGGAGCTGGTGGACCGCTACGGCGAGGCACCCGACGAGGTCGACCACCTGTCCGAGCTGACGCTGCTGAAGATCGACATGCGCGACCTGCGGCTGCGCGGCCTGGAGGTGGGGCCGCAGCGGCTGGTGGTGACGCTGGGCGCGGACGCGCTGCTGGACGGGCCGAAGGTCGCGGGGCTGGTGCAGCGCTCGAAGGGCTACTACCGCCTCACGCCGGACATGAAGCTCATCGCCCGCGTGGCGCAGGGCACCCAGGGACACGACCTCATCGCCGAGGCGCGCAAGGTGCTCCGCGACTTGGACCACTGCTCGCTGCCGAGGAACTGA
- a CDS encoding DUF2167 domain-containing protein has protein sequence MQCRRGLFAVLLLVGVSAWAQAPEPQEAAEEAEVVAPALPELHLRTGVVVLGDGLAKMNVPANFGYLSPEDAEKVLVEVWGNPPGTKTLGMLVPSDVSVDAPEGWGVVIQYDDDGHVEDKDAASIDYAELLEEMQEGTREENKERTRAGFEAVDLVGWAATPHYDASTRKLYWAQELSFGGNKEHTLNYAVRVLGKEGVLVLNAVSSMVALHQVEKDMKQVLAFTEFQAGHRYEDFDPSTGRVAAYGVAGLVAGKVAAKAGLFKGLLAVLVAGKKVVIAGVVMLFVALGKLFKRGGNSDGTP, from the coding sequence ATGCAGTGTCGACGTGGGTTGTTCGCGGTGTTGTTGCTGGTGGGAGTGAGTGCGTGGGCCCAGGCGCCCGAGCCGCAGGAGGCCGCCGAGGAGGCGGAGGTGGTCGCCCCGGCGCTGCCCGAGTTGCACCTGCGCACGGGCGTGGTGGTGCTGGGCGACGGCCTGGCGAAGATGAACGTCCCCGCAAACTTCGGCTACCTGTCGCCCGAGGACGCGGAGAAGGTGCTCGTGGAGGTGTGGGGCAATCCTCCGGGCACGAAGACGCTGGGCATGCTGGTCCCCTCGGACGTGAGCGTGGACGCACCGGAAGGCTGGGGCGTGGTCATCCAGTACGACGATGACGGCCACGTGGAGGACAAGGACGCGGCCAGCATCGACTACGCGGAGCTGCTCGAGGAGATGCAGGAGGGCACCCGCGAGGAGAACAAGGAGCGCACCCGCGCGGGCTTCGAGGCCGTGGACCTGGTCGGCTGGGCCGCCACCCCGCACTACGACGCCAGCACGCGCAAGCTGTACTGGGCCCAGGAGCTGTCCTTCGGTGGCAACAAGGAGCACACGCTGAACTACGCCGTCCGCGTGCTGGGCAAGGAGGGCGTCCTGGTCCTCAACGCCGTCTCCAGCATGGTGGCGCTGCACCAGGTGGAGAAGGACATGAAGCAGGTGCTCGCCTTCACCGAGTTCCAGGCGGGCCACCGCTACGAGGACTTCGACCCCAGCACCGGCCGCGTCGCCGCGTACGGTGTCGCGGGCCTGGTGGCGGGCAAGGTCGCCGCCAAGGCGGGCCTCTTCAAGGGCCTGCTCGCCGTGCTGGTGGCCGGCAAGAAGGTCGTCATCGCCGGCGTGGTGATGCTGTTCGTCGCGCTGGGCAAGCTGTTCAAGCGCGGCGGCAACAGCGACGGCACGCCGTAG
- a CDS encoding flavodoxin family protein, with translation MHARRLLFLLSSARENGNAEQLARKAAESLPPGTVAEWVNLERYRGEIFKDLRHTPGGYTQPLSPELWDLAQRTVSADELVFVAPVYWYGLPANAVSYLEHWSHWLRITELRFRERMRGKVLSLVTSHSSEEDDVVAEPLLKSLQLSADYLEMHWRGALIGHANTPGQVLEDTRAVTTARDFLVRPVAVPKTEAA, from the coding sequence ATGCACGCCCGTCGACTCCTCTTCCTGCTCTCCAGTGCCCGTGAGAACGGCAACGCGGAGCAGCTCGCCCGCAAGGCCGCGGAGTCCCTGCCTCCTGGCACGGTGGCGGAGTGGGTGAACCTGGAGCGCTACCGGGGTGAAATCTTCAAGGACCTGCGCCACACCCCCGGTGGCTACACGCAGCCCTTGAGCCCCGAGCTGTGGGACCTCGCCCAGCGCACGGTGTCCGCCGATGAGCTCGTCTTCGTCGCGCCCGTCTATTGGTACGGCCTGCCCGCCAACGCGGTGTCCTACCTGGAGCACTGGTCCCACTGGCTGAGAATCACCGAGCTGCGCTTCCGCGAGCGCATGCGCGGCAAGGTGCTCTCGCTGGTCACCTCCCACTCCTCCGAGGAGGATGACGTCGTCGCCGAGCCCCTGTTGAAGAGCCTCCAGCTCAGCGCGGACTACCTGGAGATGCACTGGCGGGGCGCGCTCATCGGCCACGCCAACACTCCCGGTCAGGTGCTCGAGGACACGCGCGCCGTCACGACCGCGCGCGACTTTCTCGTGCGTCCCGTGGCTGTCCCGAAAACCGAAGCTGCCTGA
- the argE gene encoding acetylornithine deacetylase encodes MSDTLPALRATLAELVAMDTTSARPNAPLIDYAQARLEKAGFSSERQRYTDDAGVEKVNLVAVKGGTGRAALALVGHSDCVPYDAAWTDALKLTEKDGKLYARGACDTKGFIACALHAAERAEKLSAPLMVVLTADEEIGLIGAKKLVAAGLGRARHAIVGEPTKLTPVRANKGYCLAEVEVLGKEGHSAYPDTGASAIFRAGRFLHRLEQLATTVLREELDEGFQPPFTTVNVGVIQGGKAKNILPGSCRFTVEWRPIPGQPTERVSELLESIRQELVRDEPAYEAHIRVLRTDRGVNTRADAEVVRFLAEASGNASTTVPFGTEAPQMTELGAEAVVFGPGDIRVAHQTGEHVPIEDLIRCEAVLARAVAHFCGK; translated from the coding sequence ATGAGCGACACGCTGCCCGCGCTGCGGGCCACCCTGGCGGAGCTGGTGGCGATGGACACCACGTCCGCTCGACCCAACGCCCCGCTCATCGACTACGCGCAGGCACGGCTGGAGAAGGCGGGGTTCAGCTCGGAGCGCCAGCGCTACACGGATGACGCGGGTGTGGAGAAGGTGAACCTGGTCGCGGTGAAGGGCGGCACGGGGCGCGCGGCGCTCGCGCTGGTGGGGCACTCCGACTGCGTGCCGTACGACGCGGCGTGGACGGACGCGCTGAAGCTGACGGAGAAGGACGGCAAGCTGTACGCGCGCGGTGCCTGTGACACGAAGGGCTTCATCGCGTGCGCGCTGCACGCCGCCGAGCGGGCCGAGAAGCTCTCCGCGCCGCTGATGGTGGTGCTCACCGCCGACGAGGAGATTGGCCTCATCGGCGCGAAGAAGCTGGTGGCCGCGGGGCTGGGCCGCGCGCGGCACGCCATCGTGGGGGAGCCCACGAAGCTCACGCCGGTGCGCGCGAACAAGGGTTACTGCCTGGCGGAGGTGGAGGTGCTCGGCAAGGAGGGGCACAGCGCGTATCCGGACACGGGCGCGTCGGCCATCTTCCGCGCGGGCCGCTTCCTGCACCGGCTGGAGCAACTGGCCACCACGGTGTTGCGCGAGGAACTCGACGAGGGCTTCCAGCCGCCGTTCACCACGGTGAACGTGGGCGTCATCCAGGGCGGCAAGGCGAAGAACATCCTGCCGGGCTCGTGTCGCTTCACGGTGGAGTGGCGACCCATCCCGGGGCAGCCCACCGAGCGCGTGTCCGAGCTGCTGGAGTCCATTCGCCAGGAGCTGGTGCGCGACGAGCCCGCCTACGAGGCGCACATCCGTGTGCTGCGCACGGACCGGGGCGTGAACACGCGCGCGGACGCGGAGGTGGTGCGTTTCCTGGCCGAGGCCAGCGGCAACGCGTCCACCACGGTGCCCTTCGGCACGGAAGCGCCGCAGATGACGGAGCTGGGCGCGGAGGCCGTGGTGTTCGGCCCTGGCGACATCCGGGTGGCTCACCAGACGGGCGAGCATGTGCCCATCGAGGACCTGATTCGCTGCGAGGCCGTGCTGGCCCGCGCCGTCGCGCACTTCTGCGGCAAGTGA